Proteins found in one Planctomycetes bacterium MalM25 genomic segment:
- the pspA_1 gene encoding Phosphoserine phosphatase 1, which produces MLTLLLVRPGETEYDQQGRIQGTLDIPLCEDGRQQTRDALDDLVAAGPSIVYTSPCQAAQQTGELVAEAAGVKQKALDKLSNLDHGLWQGMLVDEVRTKQPKVYRQWQDSPQTVCPPDGEPLSNAKARVAEAIRKLRKKHKEGGVIALVSPEPLASVVRHVLRHDELTDLWQGSERCGVWEAIEVSDEQPVGAA; this is translated from the coding sequence ATGCTCACGTTGCTTCTAGTCCGACCCGGCGAGACCGAGTACGACCAGCAGGGCCGTATCCAGGGGACGCTCGACATCCCCCTCTGCGAGGACGGCCGCCAGCAGACGCGCGACGCGCTGGACGACCTCGTGGCCGCCGGCCCGTCGATCGTCTACACGTCTCCCTGCCAGGCCGCCCAGCAGACGGGCGAGCTCGTCGCCGAGGCCGCCGGCGTGAAGCAGAAGGCGCTCGACAAGCTGTCGAACCTCGACCACGGCCTGTGGCAGGGGATGCTGGTCGACGAGGTCCGCACGAAGCAGCCGAAGGTCTACCGCCAGTGGCAGGACAGCCCGCAGACGGTCTGCCCGCCCGACGGCGAGCCCCTCTCGAACGCGAAGGCGCGCGTCGCCGAGGCGATCCGCAAGCTGAGGAAGAAGCACAAAGAGGGGGGCGTCATCGCGCTGGTCTCGCCCGAACCGCTCGCGAGCGTCGTCCGGCACGTGCTGCGGCACGACGAGCTGACCGACCTGTGGCAGGGGAGCGAGCGCTGCGGCGTGTGGGAGGCGATCGAGGTCTCCGACGAACAGCCGGTCGGCGCTGCCTAG
- the rpe gene encoding Ribulose-phosphate 3-epimerase: MPGPMTADQLRERTLQSSRQGSLRGGVGGVAIAPSLLACDFARLADEIAAIEAAGATVLHLDIMDGHFVPNLSFGVPVVEAIRRCTELPLDVHLMLDNPGEYVEPFRKAGADVLTVHAEVLPDPRPLLDEIRNLGAAAGLSLNPPMPVAKIEPFVGDCDLILVMSVEPGFGGQAFDPSALEKLSWLRDHPQCDAILEVDGGVNADTIAGCAEAGAELLVAGTAVFGADDYTTRLAELTQLASAAWSAS; this comes from the coding sequence ATGCCCGGCCCGATGACCGCCGACCAGCTGCGTGAGCGCACCCTGCAGAGCAGCCGACAGGGCAGCCTACGAGGCGGGGTGGGCGGGGTGGCGATCGCGCCGTCGTTGTTGGCTTGCGACTTCGCCCGGCTGGCCGACGAGATCGCCGCCATCGAAGCGGCCGGCGCCACCGTGCTGCACCTGGACATCATGGACGGCCACTTCGTGCCGAACCTGTCGTTCGGCGTGCCCGTGGTCGAGGCGATCCGCCGCTGCACCGAGCTGCCTCTGGACGTGCACCTGATGCTCGACAACCCGGGCGAGTACGTCGAGCCGTTCCGCAAGGCGGGCGCCGACGTGCTGACCGTCCACGCCGAGGTGCTCCCCGACCCGCGCCCGTTGCTCGACGAGATCCGCAATCTCGGCGCCGCCGCCGGCCTATCGCTGAACCCGCCGATGCCGGTCGCGAAGATCGAGCCGTTCGTCGGCGACTGCGACCTGATCCTGGTGATGAGCGTCGAGCCCGGTTTCGGCGGGCAGGCGTTCGACCCGTCAGCGCTTGAGAAGCTGAGCTGGCTGCGCGACCACCCGCAGTGCGACGCGATCCTGGAAGTCGATGGCGGCGTGAACGCCGACACCATCGCCGGCTGTGCCGAAGCGGGCGCCGAGCTGCTGGTGGCCGGCACGGCCGTCTTCGGCGCCGACGACTACACGACGCGGCTGGCCGAGCTGACGCAACTGGCGTCGGCGGCCTGGTCCGCCTCGTAA
- the scpB gene encoding Segregation and condensation protein B, translating into MSDPDEAAAPLSANRLRAAFARMFGKPGDDDDDAPIESVSPAALDAVTPEGVVEALLFVGRPEGEAIDAERLASAIRDTTPDEIGPLVEQLNQTYERDSTAWRIEGDDAGYRLVLVPEMEHVQERMRGKVRASQLSPQALEALSVIAYRQPIDSEGIEELCGESGRESLRRLEKLGLVRRDEAANPDGPKAYATTDRFLRTLGLASVDQLPRVAELDD; encoded by the coding sequence ATGAGCGACCCCGACGAAGCCGCCGCCCCCCTCTCCGCGAACCGCCTGCGGGCGGCGTTCGCGCGGATGTTCGGCAAGCCGGGCGACGATGACGACGACGCGCCCATTGAGTCGGTCTCGCCCGCCGCGCTCGACGCGGTGACGCCCGAGGGCGTGGTCGAGGCGCTGCTGTTCGTGGGCCGGCCGGAGGGCGAGGCGATCGACGCGGAGCGTCTGGCCTCCGCCATCCGCGACACGACGCCCGACGAGATCGGTCCCCTCGTCGAGCAACTGAACCAAACGTACGAACGGGACAGCACGGCGTGGCGCATCGAGGGCGACGACGCCGGTTACCGGCTGGTGCTCGTGCCGGAGATGGAGCATGTCCAGGAACGGATGCGGGGCAAGGTCCGCGCAAGCCAGCTCTCCCCCCAAGCGTTGGAGGCCCTTTCGGTTATCGCCTACCGCCAGCCGATCGATTCGGAGGGGATCGAGGAGCTCTGCGGCGAATCGGGCCGCGAAAGCCTGCGGCGGCTGGAGAAGCTCGGCCTGGTGCGCCGGGACGAGGCGGCAAACCCTGACGGGCCCAAGGCTTACGCCACCACGGACCGCTTCCTGCGGACGCTCGGCCTCGCCTCGGTCGATCAATTGCCGCGCGTCGCGGAGCTGGACGACTGA
- the smpB gene encoding SsrA-binding protein, protein MLEHLECGVVLVGSEVKSLRLGHMSLDEAYGRMQNGEVYLVGCNIEEYRNATHEQHEPKRWRKLLMHRREITRFAARAYEKNLTLVPLKMYFKEGKAKVLLGLCRGKKTYDKRESLKKKTAQRDMDRALRGR, encoded by the coding sequence GTCGGCAGCGAGGTGAAGTCGTTGCGCCTGGGGCACATGTCGCTCGACGAGGCCTACGGCCGCATGCAGAACGGCGAGGTCTACCTCGTCGGGTGCAACATCGAAGAGTACCGCAACGCGACCCACGAGCAGCACGAGCCGAAGCGCTGGCGCAAGCTCCTCATGCACCGCCGCGAGATCACCCGCTTCGCCGCGCGGGCGTACGAGAAGAACCTGACGCTCGTGCCGCTGAAGATGTACTTCAAAGAGGGGAAGGCGAAGGTGCTGCTGGGGCTCTGCCGCGGCAAGAAGACCTACGACAAGCGCGAGTCGCTCAAGAAGAAGACCGCCCAACGCGACATGGACCGCGCCCTGCGGGGACGCTAG